In Capsicum annuum cultivar UCD-10X-F1 chromosome 7, UCD10Xv1.1, whole genome shotgun sequence, one genomic interval encodes:
- the LOC107876421 gene encoding uncharacterized protein LOC107876421, producing the protein MYEQVILESVDHLIQAVDDGPEEKMEEDPEENPGEDSEKDQMEVQKGELTEEMEEDPEEEEYGPIDFSGGADEDHRGSSHTGPQKSQYNLRYRNKMTNNDKDMMIAVDEPKSSKKLSDTQNDKQMANMAQKIEVLKKELRQMRDGPDVGLPHVAPANPTNLPHALAPPTFQPTVGTAPGYPFPTYNFTVLVHPEMQHIPDTYVTCEVPVPLIYATEVPIFATSAAIKISYEVERYAGLRRDIQSGEEGSMVAQLKSLKRIFKNMQVTRGTELLDYDDLCIHPNVDMPVGYKSPKFDIFDGKGDPHAHLRAYCNKFFSVRRNEKLRMKLFIRSLTGETLTWYTRQDPCKWRDWREIAEDFIRLFRFNTKIAPDRFSLANIQNNPSESFQEYAWRWTTEAARIQLPLDEKLVKMGDFIEEGIKSGKIQSMVALRAAKEEYGLEKPIVPTWNTEEIAIASPSQPFSTAQLREPITVQTYLPKVIATTLATGRFDYDTKAVPWDY; encoded by the exons ATGTATGAGCAGGTGATTTTAGAATCAGTGGATCACCTCATCCAGGCAGTAGACGATGGACCTGAGGAGAAAATGGAAGAAGATCCTGAAGAGAACCCAGGAGAAGATTCAGAGAAGGACCAGATGGAAGTGCAGAAGGGAGAACTGACAGAGGAGATGGAGGAGGACCCTGAAGAAGAAGAGTATGGACCCATAGATTTTAGTGGCGGAGCAGACGAAGACCACCGGGGCAGCAGTCATACGGGTCCCCAGA AATCTCAATACAACCTCCGATATAGAAACAAAATGACCAACAACGACAAGGATATGATGATAGCCGTAGATGAACCCAAAAGCTCGAAGAAGCTATCAGACACTCAAAATGACAAGCAAATGGCCAATATGGCACAAAAAATTGAAGTGTTAAAGAAAGAGTTGCGTCAAATGCGAGAC GGTCCAGATGTTGGATTACCCCATGTCGCCCCAGCTAACCCAACAAATCTACCACATGCTCTAGCCCCGCCTACTTTTCAACCCACTGTCGGGACGGCGCCTGGTTATCCATTTCCTACTTACAACTTTACTGTTTTGGTCCATCCAGAAATGCAGCACATACCTGATACGTATGTCACTTGTGAAGTACCTGTGCCACTAATATATGCTACTGAAGTTCCTATCTTCGCAACATCCGCAGCTATCAAGATTTCATATGAGGTTGAGCGATACGCAGGATTAAGACGGGATATACAGTCAGGTGAAGAAGGGTCGATGGTAGCCCAACTCAAAAGCTTAAAGAGGATATTCAAAAATATGCAAGTCACCAGAGGGACCGAACTCCTGGACTACGACGACTTATGCATTCATCCAAACGTCGACATGCCAGTGGGATACAAATCGCCAAAGTTTGATATATTTGACGGAAAGGGTGACCCGCATGCACATCTGAGGGCTTACTGCAATAAGTTTTTCAGTGTAAGAAGGAATGAGAAGTTGAGGATGAAGTTGTTCATTCGAAGCTTGACAGGAGAAACTTTGACTTGGTACACCCGACAAGACCCCTGTAAGTGGCGTGACTGGAGGGAAATAGCTGAGGACTTCATAAGGCTCTTCAGATTTAATACTAAGATTGCCCCTGACAGGTTCTCATTGGCTAACATACAAAATAATCCATCAGAATCATTTCAAGAGTACGCATGGCGTTGGACGACCGAGGCTGCTAGGATCCAGCTTCCGTTGGATGAAA AATTGGTTAAAATGGGAGATTTCATAGAAGAAGGCATCAAATCAGGAAAGATCCAATCTATGGTTGCACTGCGAGCTGCAA AGGAAGAGTATGGTTTGGAAAAACCTATTGTGCCCACATGGAACACAGAAGAAATCGCCATTGCATCCCCATCACAGCCATTTAGTACAGCTCAGTTGAGGGAGCCTATAACTGTTCAGACTTACCTGCCGAAAGTCATAGCGACCACATTAGCCACTGGAAGGTTCGACTATGACACTAAAGCAGTCCCGTGGGACTATTGA